The Leishmania major strain Friedlin complete genome, chromosome 31 genome contains a region encoding:
- a CDS encoding putative protein kinase encodes MLRSGALCKALSSPVSHTEASATVSSRGSAADHSIPVGVPVFIDAFEELTTAKPSPHRESHISSSKSPNELERCRRFYHGTQPCEQVLSAPPVRETVIGEEEDLSLLHAQCVCSSDVQLGTTQAACAWRPASPEFTDLVPFLTSQSPLESLCSSESASAAPLSLNATRRASPRDAPTATAAAPTTSGDPLKMTMATAPSLTVHTDSNTGRAQHSRTSSLLYYSPYIHYDGNSESLETDAALHRSHAAISSAISCFHASSLVTPRALPSYPLSSSARKSMALTKLPAESPRGEGSRSSSPTGTCGGAACIISDALTLTPEKPDHLLRALASEEGAYVPPLSTSTTTQCTIPPITAPQTGKQNVNTRSGFVPSVPSIRFPVAYSIPVSDSERSLASIPALGYGPRSTPNACSLTSARSGRSARSARHSNRCTSTLRNGVPTLKELFPTLPDDLYLTRDRLCISHGSKRRLGSGAYGIVQQAELYPPGVEAPRIFTPTSESAASTSIPSTPCFSPANGRVSIHSFSSIAAAVGNHQNVAGVSNGGYYGAEQTGRPGATAMVAKTSGNIHFRTMSTLSSDSVTASALPVHQQPYNEQTASFYNGVDDMVRWSSAVESVKDLPWGHALNLNDDAMPNMTTAQATVLSPTSGSHETPVFDAVSTASSEDQDSASHSPFAERSLHCKTTAATPMDFNCETQNDLQLPAVLGLRLGHNPDLRVSPRTSLLVSSGHLSSRDCGAATAVDDADKSTVRTGICEEGRDCLASVIEPVRPSRGEGEAVDGETEPGAQHSMTSRTGRGAFSLPHSPVGGGRAYRSSSKRVWRRVACERGDGSEGSGLRTYPFFTSPITREGSMDTSSAAVVEGKPTSCCEMVVSTATVGAYLHRFLSRTADIVSSEFVDHVDAANNRTREAAVVGADASDKARAEGYGCLPSALPRAFEEGEEWREDESAEETSATPERRGPEARQQRTQESLEMSRSSFLVSISYTEHELTCNDAGDETLMLTAQPVIEGAIREPQEEHQHTMDQTPEGTEKTPGAGLRLRGKEHDISSAGSEAQSETRSYGEAATTTSTDVVLAAAAGEAERIVQRFAHRSTSASAPASTAAAQGATAVVFAPRTHVRGGVGANGILGGNLTSSSTSNLWTPSCTAPTGASAAASAMSATSTTRPGNLGGALVSGGTTNTLQSSFDFPRTPAVHHDMNPSMVSDALSSGAVPFRSVATKVIEKVDLARNAMKLNALHNELRMASRLRHPCLVNIFGVAEDAKHFYIVMDLAEKGNLAQYQQRFGVRATCEMAPRFTADVVLALEYLRDGSQHSYWVTPPPESTDDSLLQDHRHCTPRTLRMRGTASAASATEPRGLPGSTSTHSLRQATESASVATASKRLSLSAPITPPLPSQHTGATDVTDSVGADMCSSASAVGLVPRESMSEPSESPSRTSPTAFGLEPPVPAHTATLPRQQDDNGRSLEQHDSIIVHRDLKPENLLLTWDFHVKLADFGDACFYGDSEANNFGGTPSYISPEVFARCKASPYSDLWALGCVLYELLVGERLFSGSLVEVGTAVQKFKPEALIFPDTLTSTTADSSAAKERGARERGSGAGAGIAEAAKDLVRQLLQPVPEERLGSAERGGFDALKAHPFFADIRWDKVLQATTTTTNDTNYAAELAEYLEPTEAVVYCSPVKLLPTLEGSSSKEHLSIKSGSTNSRSTQIALLMVLTDAPRLLLVNLDLNMVQFEIPWSTELRVGVLRTERFTITVPVSDVLRSPSTPVPGSPLPPATTAETTPMRSNSNFSAATANTITYTFSDCNGRADLWGVKIHHLQSMCSAKLESGSATGRSLPRLYSIPVLPTAGGAFHLPRPSASYQQLQHQRRRDTPTLSPRAGSRFLQWPRTTPRTMRAGSLSSLTISSNEHSIGAPRDVRATAATGTCAALSSDACSGTLSARIAPATRARATSFSHRTSVSQSSVFTVSSAAAATPGTSSAMLHSSDLLQPPSFTGATPPSLHPRSATVAVTIASPNTSDSPRDSLNTWKTNAGNSESTSTPKSPLELDCTRSAACVRPAAPPPLCSTASTSANTPGVSPTSTTAISIGGGDSPQCGGNVSEARWNGCFLPPATSVCASTGALHPLSASAAATYTSGSVPESALGCSSSVGNVTPHLAFCSGPRCGGEGLLSNSFEGAHEALSQGEGTPGPWNTPTQADSTPGTPGVLRLPSVCRDNEEGGTVGGGAPIIALAETAPAAAAAAAKLSIKRSQARQQYHGAQKMKSKPCSVAATSSTTAAGLEKR; translated from the coding sequence ATGTTGCGGAGCGGTGCCTTATGCAAGGCACTGTCGTCCCCGGTAAGCCACACAGAAGCATCTGCAACGGTGTCTTCTCGCGGTAGCGCTGCCGACCACTCCATACCTGTCGGTGTGCCTGTCTTCATCGACGCTTTTGAAGAGTTGACGACTGCGAAACCCTCGCCACATCGGGAGTCCCATATCAGTAGCAGCAAGAGTCCCAACGAACTTGAACGCTGTAGACGGTTCTATCACGGTACACAACCGTGTGAGCAGGTCCTTTCCGCGCCACCAGTGCGTGAGACGGTCATCGGTGAAGAGGAggatctctctctcttgcatGCACAGTGCGTATGCAGCTCTGATGTGCAGCTGGGGACCACGCAGGCAGCCTGCGCATGGAGGCCTGCGTCGCCTGAATTCACGGATCTCGTCCCCTTTCTCACCTCACAGTCACCGCTGGAGTCGTTATGCTCGAGCGAGTCCGCTTCTGCGGCACCCTTGTCACTAAACGCCACTCGAAGAGCGTCTCCTCGAGATGcccccaccgccactgccgctgctcccacGACTTCAGGTGATCCCTTAAAGATGACGATGGCAACCGCGCCATCACTCACAGTCCACACCGATAGCAACACTGGCCGCGCGCAGCACTCGCGCACCAGCTCACTACTGTATTACAGTCCGTATATCCACTATGATGGCAACAGCGAGAGCCTCGAGACGGACGCTGCACTGCATCGCAGTCACGCGGCGATATCGTCCGCTATCTCATGCTTTCACGCGTCCTCCTTGGTTACGCCacgtgcgctgccgtcgtaCCCGCTTAGCTCTAGCGCCAGAAAATCCATGGCGCTGACGAAACTGCCGGCAGAGTCCCCCCGCGGTGAAGGCAGTCGAAGCTCGTCACCTACTGGCACGTGTGGCGGGGCTGCTTGTATCATCTCTGACGCGCTCACGCTCACCCCGGAAAAACCTGATCACCTTCTGCGTGCATTAGCCAGTGAGGAGGGAGCTTACGTGCCACCGCTCAGCACCTCTACCACAACGCAGTGCACCATCCCACCAATCACAGCACCCCAAACGGGGAAGCAAAACGTGAACACTAGGAGCGGTTTTGTTCCAAGTGTGCCGTCGATTCGCTTCCCCGTTGCCTATTCTATCCCCGTTAGCGATTCGGAGCGTAGCCTTGCCAGCATCCCTGCTCTCGGGTATGGCCCACGCAGTACACCCAACGCCTGCTCCTTGACCTCTGCTCGTTCGGGCCGCTCTGCGCGATCGGCGCGTCACTCTAACCGCTGCACCTCAACACTGCGCAACGGCGTACCAACGCTGAAGGAGCTCTTTCCTACTCTGCCCGATGATCTCTACCTCACGCGCGATCGGCTGTGCATCTCGCATGGTAGCAAGCGGCGACTCGGGTCTGGCGCGTACGGCATTGTGCAGCAGGCAGAGCTCTACCCGCCAGGTGTCGAGGCACCGCGCATATTCACACCGACGTCGGAAAGTGCTGCGAGCACGTCGATCCCCAGCACCCCGTGCTTCTCGCCAGCTAACGGCCGCGTCTCCATTCATAGCTTCTCAtccatcgccgctgctgtcggaAACCATCAGAACGTGGCTGGCGTCAGCAACGGTGGCTACTATGGAGCTGAACAGACGGGCAGACCCGGGGCTACGGCAATGGTTGCCAAAACGAGCGGCAACATCCACTTTCGCACAATGTCGACGCTCAGCAGCGATAGCGTCACCGCGTCGGCCTTGCCggtgcaccagcagccgTATAACGAGCAGACCGCGTCGTTCTACAACGGTGTGGATGACATGGtgcggtggagcagcgctGTAGAGTCCGTGAAAGACCTGCCTTGGGGACATGCGCTGAACTTAAACGACGATGCGATGCCGAACATGACTACAGCGCAGGCCACCGTGCTATCGCCGACGTCGGGTTCACATGAGACACCGGTGTTTGATGCAGTGAGCACTGCCTCGTCTGAGGACCAGGACAGCGCCTCACACTCTCCTTTTGCGGAGAGGTCCCTGCACTGCAAAACCACGGCGGCGACCCCAATGGACTTCAACTGCGAGACGCAGAACGACCTTcagctgccggcggtgctggggCTACGCTTGGGTCACAATCCTGACTTGCGTGTGAGCCCGCGGACGTCGCTGCTTGTCTCCTCAGGTCACCTCAGCAGCCGcgactgcggcgccgccacagcagtgGACGACGCAGACAAGAGCACGGTGCGCACAGGCATATGCGAGGAGGGGCGCGACTGCCTCGCTAGCGTTATCGAGCCTGTGCGTCCATCCAGGGGCGAAGGGGAGGCCGTCGACGGAGAGACGGAGCCGGGGGCGCAGCACTCCATGACCTCCAGAACTGGCAGGGGGGCTTTTTCGTTGCCGCACTCGCCGGTGGGGGGAGGTCGCGCctaccgcagcagcagcaagcgtGTATGGCGTCGAGTCGCGTGCGAGCGTGGGGATGGGAGTGAGGGATCGGGGCTGCGCACATACCCTTTTTTTACCTCCCCAATCACCCGGGAGGGCTCCATGGACACCTCATCGGCCGCCGTTGTAGAGGGAAAGCCAACGTCCTGCTGTGAGATGGTGGTGTCAACGGCCACCGTAGGTGCATATCTGCACCGTTTTCTGTCGCGAACCGCCGATATTGTCTCCTCCGAGTTTGTTGAccacgtcgacgccgctAATAACAGGACGCGGgaagcagcagtggtggGAGCCGACGCAAGCGACAAGGCGCGGGCGGAGGGTTATGGCTGTCTGCCAAGCGCACTGCCCCGTGCATttgaggagggagaggagtgGAGGGAGGATGAGTCTGCGGAGGAGACGAGTGCGACACCGGAGCGTCGAGGCCctgaggcgcggcagcaaaGAACGCAAGAGAGTCTGGAGATGAGCAGATCTTCCTTTCTGGTGAGCATCAGCTACACTGAACACGAGCTCACGTGCAACGACGCAGGGGATGAGACGCTGATGCTGACGGCGCAGCCGGTGATTGAGGGAGCGATACGGGAGCCCCAAGAAGAGCACCAGCACACAATGGATCAGACGCCAGAGGGGACGGAGAAAACACCGGGAGCAGGGCTTCGCCTTAGAGGAAAGGAGCATGACATCAGCTCTGCGGGGTCGGAGGCACAGAGTGAAACGCGGTCCTATGGTGAGGCGGCAACGACCACTTCCACCGATGTCGTgttggcggcagcagcgggggagGCAGAGCGGATAGTGCAGCGCTTTGCGCACCGTAGCACAAGCGCCTCAGCGCCAgcctccaccgcggcggcacaaGGCGCAACCGCCGTCGTTTTCgccccccgcacacacgtgagAGGCGGTGTCGGTGCGAATGGGATCCTTGGCGGGAACCTgacctccagcagcacctccaacTTATGGACTCCGAGCTGTACGGCTCCCACCGGggcttccgccgccgcgtcggcgatgTCTGCAACATCTACAACGAGGCCCGGTAACCTTGGTGGCGCACTTGTGTCGGGCGGCACCACCAACACGCTGCAATCATCCTTTGACTTTCCGCGTACTCCGGCCGTTCATCATGACATGAACCCGTCGATGGTCTCCGATGCACTTTCCAGCGGTGCGGTGCCGTTCCGCTCGGTCGCCACCAAGGTGATCGAGAAAGTGGATCTCGCCCGCAATGCCATGAAGCTGAACGCGCTCCACAATGAGCTGCGCATGGCAAGCCGGCTCCGCCATCCGTGTCTGGTGAACATATTCGGCGTTGCCGAAGATGCCAAGCACTTCTACATTGTCATGGACCTCGCAGAGAAGGGCAACTTGGCACAGTACCAGCAGCGGTTTGGGGTGAGGGCCACATGCGAGATGGCACCGCGATTCACGGCAGACGTTGTGCTTGCCCTTGAGTACCTTCGCGACGGGTCTCAGCACTCTTATTGGGTGACGCCGCCCCCCGAAAGCACAGATGACAGCCTGCTGCAGGACCACAGACACTGCACACCCCGGACGCTTAGGATGAGAGGGACTGCAAGCGCGGCGAGCGCCACGGAACCGCGCGGCTTGCCCGGCTCCACATCCACGCACTCCCTGCGTCAGGCCACCGAAAGTGCCTCAGTGGCAACAGCGTCGAAGCGACTGTCGCTGAGTGCTCCAATcactcctcctctgccgtcaCAGCACACCGGCGCGACCGATGTCACTGACAGTGTTGGGGCGGATATGTGTAGTAGCGCCTCAGCCGTGGGGCTGGTTCCGCGAGAGTCGATGTCTGAGCCGTCAGAGTCGCCTTCGCGCACTTCTCCCACGGCTTTCGGACTTGAACCCCCTGTGCCTGCTCACACCGCCACTCTCCCACGGCAGCAGGATGACAACGGCAGGTCCCTCGAGCAGCATGACAGCATCATCGTGCACCGCGACCTCAAGCCTGAAAACCTACTGCTCACCTGGGACTTTCACGTGAAGCTGGCCGACTTTGGCGATGCGTGTTTCTACGGCGACAGTGAGGCGAACAACTTTGGCGGGACACCGTCCTACATCTCGCCGGAGGTGTTCGCGCGCTGTAAGGCGAGCCCGTACAGCGACTTGTGGGCCTTGGGTTGCGTGCTGTACGAGCTCCTGGTGGGCGAGCGGCTCTTCTCCGGCTCGCTAGTCGAAGTCGGCACTGCTGTGCAGAAGTTCAAGCCCGAGGCGTTGATTTTTCCTGACACGCTGACGTCCACAACGGCGGATTCGTCAGctgcgaaggagaggggcgcGCGGGAAAGAGGCAGCGGGGCTGGTGCTGGCATTGCGGAAGCTGCAAAGGACTTGGTCcggcagctccttcagccGGTGCCCGAGGAGCGCCTCGGGTCGGCGGAGCGCGGCGGCTTCGACGCCCTCAAGGCACACCCCTTCTTTGCGGACATACGTTGGGacaaggtgctgcaggcgacgaccacgacgaccAATGACACCAACTACGCAGCAGAGCTGGCCGAGTACCTGGAgccgacggaggcggtggtgtaCTGCTCCCcggtgaagctgctgccgacCCTGGAGGGGAGTAGCTCCAAGGAGCATTTGAGCATcaagagcggcagcaccaacTCTCGCAGTACGCAGATCGCGCTGTTGATGGTGCTCACCGATGcgcctcggctgctgctggtgaaCCTTGACCTGAACATGGTGCAATTCGAGATTCCATGGTCGACGGAGCTACGCGTCGGTGTCCTGCGCACCGAGCGTTTCACCATCACTGTCCCCGTCAGCGACGTTCTCAGGTCCCCCTCGACGCCTGTTCCAGggtcaccgctgccgccggcgacgacagcagaGACGACCCCGATGCGTTCGAACAGCAACTTCAGCGCGGCTACGGCAAACACGATCACCTACACCTTTTCCGATTGCAACGGGCGTGCTGACTTGTGGGGCGTCAAGATCCATCACCTGCAGTCGATGTGCTCCGCGAAGCTGGAGTCGGGCAGCGCGACCGGGAGGAGTCTGCCGCGTCTCTACTCCATCCCAGTGCTCCCCACGGCTGGCGGGGCATTCCATTTGCCCCGGCCCAGTGCCTCCtatcagcagctgcagcaccaaAGGCGCCGTGACacccccactctctctccacgTGCAGGCAGCCGCTTCCTGCAATGGCCGCGCACAACGCCTCGCACCATGCGCGCTGGGAGTCTTAGCAGCTTGACCATTTCGAGCAACGAGCACAGCATTGGTGCGCCGCGCGACGTGCGGGCTACTGCAGCGACGGGCACCTGCGCAGCACTGAGCAGCGATGCGTGCAGCGGTACGTTGTCGGCGCGCATCGCGCCggcgacacgcgcacgtgccacctccttctcccacCGCACTTCTGTCTCACAGTCGTCTGTCTTCACTgtgagcagcgctgcagcagcgacaccagGCACGTCGTCAGCCATGCTGCATTCGTCTGATCTGCTACAGCCACCGTCGTTCACAGGAGCGACGCCCCCGTCTCTCCATCCCCGCTCCGCTACCGTGGCCGTGACGATTGCATCCCCAAACACAAGCGACTCACCACGCGACTCTCTGAATACCTGGAAGACGAATGCGGGCAACAGCGAGAGTACCAGTACCCCCAAGTCCCCGCTCGAATTGGACTGCACGCGGAGCGCCGCATGTGTGCGAcctgctgcccctcctccactgTGCAGTACCGCTAGCACATCCGCCAACACCCCTGGAGTTTCTCCTACCAGCACAACCGCCATTTCTATTGGTGGTGGGGACTCACCGCAGTGCGGTGGCAATGTGAGCGAGGCGCGCTGGAATGGGTGCTTTCTGCCGCCTGCCACATCGGTGTGCGCTTCGACGGGGGCCTTGCATCCCTTGAGTGCATCAGCTGCGGCGACCTATACGTCCGGCTCAGTGCCGGAGAGTGCGCtggggtgcagcagcagcgttggTAACGTCACACCACACCTGGCGTTCTGCAGCGGGCCCAGATGTGGGGGTGAAGGTCTTCTATCTAACAGCTTCGAAGGTGCCCACGAGGCGCTGAGCCAAGGCGAGGGCACGCCGGGCCCTTGGAACACACCGACACAGGCTGATAGCACCCCAGGCACCCCCGGCGTCTTGCGTTTGCCGAGTGTTTGCCGAGACAACGAAGAAGGAGGCACAgttggaggcggcgcgcctaTCATTGCGTTAGCGGAGACGgcaccagctgcggcagctgctgccgctaaATTGTCGATCAAGCGGTCACAGGCGCGTCAGCAGTATCATGGGGCGCAGAAGATGAAGAGCAAGCCATGTTCAGTAGCAGCGACATCAtcgacaacagcagcagggcTGGAAAAACGCTAG